A section of the Triticum dicoccoides isolate Atlit2015 ecotype Zavitan chromosome 7A, WEW_v2.0, whole genome shotgun sequence genome encodes:
- the LOC119329868 gene encoding glycine--tRNA ligase, chloroplastic/mitochondrial 2-like gives MAAATGMAPLLSPAAAASHSRIPSALATPAPPPTRRARPRPRRLLVSAPAAHSGSDGAPPSTLSSPSGNGNKGAGALTFQQAIQRLQEYWASVGCAVMQCSNTEVGAGTMNPLTFLRVLGPEPWNVAYVEPSVRPDDSRYGDNPNRLQRHTQFQVILKPDPGNSQDLFLHSLSALGINVREHDIRFVEDNWESPVLGAWGLGWEVWMDGMEITQFTYFQQSGSLPLLPVSVEITYGLERILMSLQGVDHFKKIQYTEGITYGELFLENEKEMSAYYLEHANVDHIQKHFDDFEEEARSLLSLGLPIPAHDQVLKASHAFNILDSRGFVGVTERARYFGRMRSLARQCSQLWLKTREEIGYPLGTYQEANLVYPHVSEKLSRKEVLGQAQAFVLEIGTEELPPHDVVEATEQLEKYLVQILGKRRLSHGKVHSYGTPRRLAVVVENLSLKQMEEEVELRGPPVTKAFDQEGKPTKAAEGFCRKNNVPLDSLYRKVDGKTEYIYACVKESARYADEVLSEDLPTIISGISFPKSMHWNSNIVFSRPVRWIMALHGDLVVPFSFAGISSGSQSCGLRNSSLANFKVETAESYLHTVEKAGIVIDMQERKAKILSDSSILAKGVDGDFIAPDSLLQEVVNLVEAPVPILGRYDDSFLELPKDVLTTVMQKHQRYFPVTSKSTGDLLPYFITVANGSISEEVVRKGNEAVLRARYEDAKFFYKMDTQKNLSEFRGQLKSILFHEKLGTMLDKMARVENVVAELTRVLRINEGMIPVVKDAAALAMSDLSTSIVTEFTSLAGIMARHYALRDGLPEEIAEALFEITLPRFSGDVLPKTEVGIVLAVADRLDSLVGLFGAGCQPSSSNDPFGLRRISYGLVQILVENKKNFDLTKALTLVAQVQPIRIDNDVINEVVQFVTRRLEQLLVDEGINYEIVRSVLMERANCPYLASQTAAEMEAFSRTEDFPKIVEAYSRPVRIIRGKQIESAWEVDTSVFEKDEEKALWSAYLEAVDKIHPGVDVKTFVEASLLLIQPLEDFFNNVFVMAEDEKIRNNRLALLQKVASLTKGIADLSALPGF, from the exons ATGGCCGCGGCCACGGGCATggctcccctcctctcccccgccgccgccgccagtcacTCGCGCATCCCCTCCGCCCTCGCCACCCCCGCTCCTCCGCCCACCCGCCGCGCACGCCCGCGCCCACGCCGTCTCCTCGTGTCTGCTCCGGCGGCCCACTCGGGCTCCGACGGGGCGCCGCCGTCCACGCTCTCCTCCCCCTCCGGCAACGGAAACAAGGGGGCCGGCGCGCTCACCTTCCAGCAGGCCATCCAGCGGCTCCAGGAGTACTGGGCCTCCGTCGGATGCGCCGTCATGCAGTGCAGCAACACCGAG GTCGGCGCCGGGACGATGAACCCCCTCACGTTCCTCCGGGTGCTGGGCCCCGAGCCGTGGAACGTCGC ctatgtgGAGCCGAGCGTGAGGCCCGACGACAGCCGCTACGGGGACAACCCCAACAGGCTCCAGCGCCACACCCAGTTCCAG GTGATTCTCAAGCCTGACCCAGGGAACTCGCAGGATCTCTTCCTGCACAGCCTTTCAGCGTTAG GCATCAATGTTCGTGAACACGACATCCGTTTCGTCGAGGACAACTGGGAGAGCCCT GTTCTTGGAGCCTGGGGGCTGGGCTGGGAGGTTTGGATGGACGGCATGGAAATCACGCAGTTCACATATTTTCAGCAG TCTGGAAGCCTCCCCTTGCTGCCAGTTTCTGTCGAAATAACATATGGACTTGAACGTATCCTCATGTCACTTCAG GGAGTAGATCATTTCAAAAAGATTCAGTACACCGAAGGAATTACATATGGGGAACTATTCCTTGAGAATGA GAAAGAGATGAGTGCATACTATTTAGAGCATGCAAATGTTGATCACATTCAAAAGCACTTTGATGATTTTGAGGAAGAGGCTCGATCTCTGTTATCACTTGGGCTGCCAATTCCCGC GCATGATCAGGTTCTGAAGGCCTCTCATGCTTTTAATATTCTAGATTCTAGAGGCTTTGTTGGTGTAACTGAGCGTGCAAGGTATTTTGGTCGCATGCGGAG TCTTGCTCGTCAATGTTCTCAGCTTTGGTTGAAAACACGAGAGGAAATTGGTTATCCACTGGGCACTTACCAAGAGGCTAATCTTGTATACCCCCATGTCTCTGAAAAGCTCAGCAGAAAG GAAGTGCTGGGGCAGGCACAGGCTTTTGTTCTTGAAATAGGAACAGAAGAGTTGCCGCCCCATGATGTGGTAGAAGCAACTGAACAA CTTGAGAAATATCTAGTTCAAATACTCGGGAAGCGTAGACTGAGCCATGGGAAGGTGCACTCATATGGGACACCACGGAGATTAGCA GTTGTTGTTGAAAATCTAAGTCTGAAGCAAATGGAGGAAGAGGTTGAGTTACGCGGTCCGCCAGTTACAAAGGCATTTGACCAAGAGGGAAAACCCACTAAG GCTGCTGAGGGGTTTTGTCGGAAAAATAATGTTCCCTTAGATTCCTTATACAGAAAAGTTGACG GTAAAACAGAGTATATATATGCCTGTGTCAAAGAGTCTGCACGATACGCTGATGAG GTCCTATCTGAAGATTTACCTACTATTATATCTGGTATTTCATTCCCCAAGTCAATGCACTGGAACTCAAAT ATTGTGTTTAGTCGCCCTGTACGCTGGATCATGGCACTTCATGGAGATCTTGTGGTGCCATTTTCTTTTGCTGGCATCTCAAG CGGGAGCCAGTCATGTGGCCTTCGTAACTCCTCTTTGGCGAATTTTAAG GTGGAAACCGCAGAATCATATTTGCACACGGTGGAAAAAGCTGGCATCGTGATTGATATGCAG GAGCGCAAAGCAAAAATCTTAAGTGACTCTAGTATACTGGCTAAAGGAGTTGATGGGGATTTCATTGCACCTGATAGCTTGCTGCAGGAG GTTGTCAATCTTGTCGAGGCGCCTGTGCCCATTCTTGGTCGATATGATGATTCCTTCCTAGAACTTCCGAAAGATGTATTAACAACG GTTATGCAGAAACACCAGAGGTATTTTCCTGTAACCTCCAAGTCTACAGGCGATCTGCTACCATATTTTATTACC GTTGCTAATGGTTCTATTAGTGAAGAAGTGGTCCGTAAAGGCAATGAAGCTGTACTCAG GGCAAGGTATGAGGATGCTAAGTTCTTTTACAAGATGGATACACAAAAGAATTTGTCTGAATTCCGAGGCCAGCTGAAGAGCATTCTCTTTCAT GAAAAACTTGGTACAATGCTCGACAAAATGGCGCGTGTTGAAAATGTTGTTGCAGAGTTGACCCGTGTTCTCAGGATAAATGAAGGGATGATCCCAGTTGTCAAAGATGCAGCTGCATTGGCTATGTCAGATCTTTCCACTTCAATTGTTACGGAATTTACTTCACTTGCTGGAATTATGGCACGCCATTATGCTTTAAGGGATGGTCTTCCAGAAGAG ATTGCAGAAGCACTGTTTGAGATAACACTTCCAAGGTTCTCTGGCGATGTTTTACCAAAAACAGAAGTTGGCATAGTCCTTGCGGTTGCTGATAG ATTGGACAGCCTAGTGGGTCTGTTTGGAGCTGGATGTCAGCCAAGTTCTTCGAACGATCCATTTGGACTGAGAAGGATCTCTTATGGATTG GTTCAAATATTGGTTGAGAATAAGAAGAACTTTGACCTCACGAAGGCCTTGACCTTGGTGGCACAGGTGCAGCCTATAAGAATAGACAATGACGTTATAAATGAG GTAGTGCAATTTGTAACACGGAGACTGGAACAACTTTTG GTGGATGAGGGAATTAACTATGAAATAGTTCGGTCGGTGCTTATGGAGCGTGCGAACTGCCCTTATCTGGCATCACAAACGGCAGCTGAA ATGGAAGCATTTTCAAGAACTGAAGATTTCCCAAAAATTGTTGAGGCGTATTCCAGGCCAGTTCGAATTATACGTGGGAAGCAAATCGAGTCTGCTTGGGAG GTTGACACAAGCGTATTCGAGAAGGACGAAGAAAAAGCCTTGTGGAGCGCCTATTTGGAGGCTGTCGACAAGATCCATCCTG GTGTTGACGTCAAAACCTTCGTCGAGGCCTCCCTGCTTCTGATACAGCCTTTGGAAGATTTCTTCAACAATGTTTTTGTCATGGCG GAAGATGAGAAGATCCGCAACAACCGGCTGGCACTGCTACAAAAGGTTGCGAGTTTGACGAAGGGGATAGCCGACCTCTCGGCTTTACCAGGGTTTTAG
- the LOC119334356 gene encoding disease resistance protein RGA5-like, with protein sequence MRPPDMYDPGGSSHANELQPEVLLYTASPSASRRRGRTSADRYALCALLRGYGLAVDVRDVSRSKAHRSDLKSLLAARGCAFSLPQLLVGGRLVGGPDDVRQLHQAGGLRPLLNAAPRPSRAFVCQACKRVGSEPCPKCRESRNKMLDHGITEEAEERVVLFYPTQDVSIGGRGREMDASSSVSLGAMRPLLKKLDMMLGPNGCKLTKGGNDMSHLLKDDLEEIGACLEDLLEVEDPPLAAKCWMKEARELSYDIQDCIDNFVPPESLGNKSDHKMTHVKIPKRLKWQKQIGYAAPDVSGHVISKSIRVDVIRAPRKLKWYQQMVEKVSEFRIYAREVMRRYERYQLHCCSTSATHRFSAIGPIMPMPPLPCEKTCSGLVIDGRMSKFINSLANDADQQLKVVSIHGFGCLGKTMLAKVLFNKIGRKFHCRAFVRVSKKPDMKRLFRDMLSQFQRKQPQASQDASDELRITAENISNCLHGKRYLVVVDDLWDTSAWDVINQLFPKCSQGSRIITTTQIEDVALACCCDDPEQVFEMNPLDDDHSRKLFFGRIFGSESDCPEELKQVSSQIVEICGGLPLATISIASLLANQPSVSVDLLTHIQDSLVSCLSSNSTSERTRQVLNLSYNSLPLYLKTCLLHLSMYLEGSIILKQELVRQWVAEGFLAASEGQNMEEVAGIYFDELVDRRFIQPVSINFNNEVVSCTVHAMVHDLIAHKSAEENFIVVVDHNRKNLALSHKVRRLSLQLGDAKYAKIPANIRKSQVRSLGFFGLSECMPCIGEFKLVRVLNLQLSSHRHGNQDQSIDLSRVSELFHLRYLKIVCDVCIKLPNRMRGLQCLETLDVMDTPRGTYVPWDMIYLPRLLHLSLPPDTNLLDWSVGDDLSLCKPNHLQDLCISTPPSSDSDHLKRSMCALDYLMYEHDNLRTVKVVSYGDASKARFLWVLDRAAHLLERFEVSRHSPVIFCEMYRWKKQLGNLCILKITVDGLSVNDVDILRGLPALTALSLYVETSPNMKIIFGTAAGFTALKYLKLRFMSGIAWLKFEAGAMPNLWKLRLVFSSIPRMDQRLVIYSDCDKILKQYRHGTALISIEHMPRLREVSAKFGGAAADLQFVSRIGVVSNHPSNPIIDVQLVDSGSHGDKRISARSPESTSCPMDVPLPGGGEVSWSNMIGVIGRDLFIYCLHRLSRWEYGAIASLNRDFNSVVRNGDIYRLRRNNGVTEHWLYLSCGNYPPEWEAYDPSTGRWIQVPNMPPPESKFIWESLAVGTELLVFGSERAALRYSILTNSWTWLADEMNTPRYWFGSASVGEKAYVVGGVDSSPNVSSSAEMYDSETHTLTPLPSMNRARHGCSGAFMDGRFYVIGGNSSSRELLTCGEEYDLNRRSWRVIDNMSQGLNETSQGAPPRIAVVNNELYAADYSENNDLKQYDKLENKWITLGKLPVQSKNKNGWDMGFRACGDRLIVIGRPNNSSAEKVVELHSWTPDGQPPVWNLFATRPYRDHQILCAVMAC encoded by the exons ATGAGGCCACCGGACATGTATGACCCCGGCGGCAGCTCGCACGCCAATGAGCTGCAGCCGGAGGTGCTTCTCTACACGGCGTCGCCGTCGGCGTCTCGCCGCAGAGGGCGCACCTCCGCCGACCGCTACGCCTTGTGCGCCCTGCTGCGCGGCTACGGCCTGGCCGTGGACGTGCGCGACGTGTCCAGGAGCAAAGCGCACCGCAGCGATCTCAAGTCGTTGCTCGCGGCTCGGGGCTGCGCCTTCTCCCTCCCGCAGCTCCTCGTGGGCGGCCGGCTCGTCGGTGGCCCTGACGATGTCAGGCAGCTGCACCAGGCCGGTGGGCTGCGGCCTCTCCTCAACGCCGCCCCAAGGCCGAGCCGCGCCTTCGTCTGCCAAGCCTGTAAGAGGGTCGGCTCCGAGCCGTGCCCAAAGTGCAGGGAATCTCGCAACAAGATGCTGGATCATGGCATTACTGAGGAGGCGGAGGAGAGGGTCGTCCTTTTCTATCCAACCCAAG ATGTTTCAATAGGAGGTAGAGGCAGAGAGATGGATGCCAGTAGCAGTGTTTCTCTGGGTGCCATGAGACCCCTTCTTAAGAAGCTTGACATGATGCTAGGTCCTAATGGATGCAAGCTGACCAAGGGGGGCAATGATATGTCGCACCTCCTCAAAGATGATCTTGAAGAAATAGGTGCATGCCTTGAAGATCTGTTAGAGGTGGAGGACCCTCCCCTGGCGGCCAAGTGCTGGATGAAAGAAGCACGGGAGTTATCTTATGACATCCAAGATTGCATTGACAACTTTGTGCCCCCTGAGTCTCTTGGCAACAAATCTGACCACAAGATGACTCATGTTAAGATTCCCAAGAGACTCAAGTGGCAGAAACAGATTGGATATGCAGCTCCTGATGTGTCAGGACATGTTATCTCCAAAAGCATTCGTGTTGATGTCATTCGTGCTCCCAGGAAGCTCAAGTGGTACCAGCAGATGGTTGAAAAGGTATCAGAATTCAGGATCTATGCCCGGGAGGTGATGCGACGGTACGAGAGGTACCAGCTCCATTGTTGTAGCACCTCGGCAACACATAGATTTTCAGCCATTGGGCCTATAATGCCAATGCCGCCACTGCCTTGTGAGAAAACTTGTTCCGGCCTAGTAATTGATGGTCGGATGAGCAAGTTTATTAACTCTCTGGCTAACGACGCGGATCAGCAGCTCAAGGTGGTGTCTATTCATGGATTTGGATGTCTTGGTAAAACAATGCTTGCCAAAGTGTTGTTTAATAAAATTGGGAGGAAATTCCATTGCCGGGCTTTCGTCCGGGTGTCCAAAAAGCCTGATATGAAGAGGCTTTTCCGAGACATGCTATCACAATTCCAGCGGAAGCAGCCCCAAGCAAGCCAAGACGCTTCTGATGAACTTCGCATTACTGCTGAAAATATCAGCAATTGTCTACATGGCAAAAG GTAtctagttgttgttgatgattTGTGGGATACATCAGCATGGGATGTTATTAATCAGCTTTTCCCCAAGTGTAGTCAAGGAAGCAGGATAATAACAACTACACAGATTGAAGATGTTGCATTAGCATGTTGCTGCGATGACCCAGAACAAGTTTTTGAGATGAATCCTTTGGATGATGATCACTCAAGGAAGCTATTCTTTGGCAGGATTTTTGGCTCTGAAAGTGACTGTCCTGAAGAATTGAAACAAGTTTCAAGCCAAATTGTAGAAATATGTGGTGGTTTGCCGCTAGCCACCATCAGCATAGCAAGTCTGCTAGCAAACCAGCCTTCTGTATCAGTGGATTTATTGACGCACATACAAGATTCGTTAGTGTCTTGTTTGTCATCAAATTCAACTTCAGAAAGAACGAGACAAGTACTGAACCTCAGCTACAACAGCCTTCCTCTTTACCTCAAGACATGCCTGCTCCATCTTAGTATGTATCTAGAGGGCTCCATAATCTTGAAACAAGAGCTGGTCAGGCAATGGGTGGCTGAAGGGTTTCTTGCTGCAAGTGAAGGGCAGAATATGGAAGAAGTTGCAGGAATTTATTTCGATGAACTTGTTGATAGAAGATTCATCCAACCTGTGTCTATCAACTTCAACAATGAGGTGGTGTCCTGCACAGTTCATGCCATGGTGCATGATCTTATTGCCCACAAGTCTGCTGAAGAGAATTTCATTGTGGTAGTAGATCACAATCGAAAGAATTTGGCACTGTCTCATAAGGTCcgtcgactgtctctccaacttggtGATGCAAAATATGCCAAGATTCCAGCAAACATCAGAAAGTCACAAGTACGGTCACTTGGATTTTTTGGACTATCAGAGTGTATGCCTTGCATTGGAGAGTTCAAGCTTGTTCGTGTTCTAAACCTTCAGCTGTCCAGTCATCGTCACGGTAACCAAGACCAGTCCATAGACCTCTCTAGAGTATCAGAACTGTTCCATCTGAGATATCTGAAGATTGTTTGTGATGTCTGCATAAAACTTCCAAACCGTATGAGAGGGCTGCAGTGTTTGGAAACACTGGATGTTATGGATACACCAAGAGGCACTTATGTTCCATGGGACATGATATATCTCCCACGCTTGTTGCACCTCAGTCTTCCTCCTGACACAAATCTGCTGGATTGGTCTGTTGGTGACGATCTCAGCCTTTGCAAGCCGAACCACCTGCAGGATCTTTGCATTTCTACACCGCCTTCTTCTGATTCCGACCATCTGAAGAGAAGCATGTGTGCTCTGGATTATTTAATGTATGAACATGACAACTTGAGAACTGTAAAAGTGGTTAGCTATGGTGACGCTTCAAAAGCAAGATTTTTGTGGGTTTTAGATAGGGCTGCCCACCTTCTCGAGAGATTTGAGGTCTCACGGCACAGCCCCGTCATATTTTGCGAAATGTATAGGTGGAAGAAACAACTTGGCAACCTATGCATTCTGAAGATTACAGTGGATGGACTATCAGTAAATGATGTTGATATTCTTAGAGGTTTGCCTGCCCTCACTGCTCTGTCGTTGTATGTGGAGACGTCACCTAATATGAAGATAATCTTTGGCACGGCTGCTGGATTCACAGCTCTCAAGTACTTGAAGCTGAGGTTCATGAGTGGAATAGCTTGGCTAAAATTTGAGGCGGGCGCAATGCCTAATCTCTGGAAGCTCAGGCTCGTTTTCAGTTCCATCCCCCGAATGGACCAACGACTTGTCATTTATTCAGACTGTGACAAGATATTGAAACAATATCGACATGGTACTGCATTAATCAGCATCGAGCATATGCCACGCCTTAGAGAGGTGTCCGCAAAATTTGGGGGTGCAGCTGCTGATCTGCAGTTTGTCTCGAGGATCGGCGTAGTTAGTAATCATCCGAGCAATCCTATAATTGACGTGCAACTGGTGGATTCTGGTTCCCATGGTGATAAAAG GATATCAGCAAGGTCACCGGAGTCCACTTCCTGCCCGATGGATGTTCCACTTCCAG GAGGGGGAGAGGTGTCATGGAGCAATATGATTGGTGTGATAGGTCGTGACCTCTTCATTTATTGCCTCCACCGCCTCTCCAGATGGGAATATGGAGCCATCGCCTCCCTCAACCGTGATTTCAATTCCGTGGTTCGCAACGGGGACATCTACCGCCTGCGTCGCAACAATGGGGTCACAGAGCACTGGCTCTACCTCTCTTGCGGTAATTATCCTCCGGAGTGGGAGGCTTATGACCCGTCCACTGGGCGCTGGATCCAAGTGCCCAACATGCCACCGCCTGAAAGCAAATTCATCTGGGAGTCGCTCGCTGTAGGAACCGAGCTGCTGGTGTTTGGGAGTGAAAGGGCTGCCTTGAGATACAGCATCCTTACCAATTCATGGACATGGCTGGCGGATGAGATGAACACCCCGCGGTACTGGTTTGGGTCAGCAAGTGTCGGTGAGAAGGCATATGTCGTGGGAGGCGTTGATTCTTCTCCTAATGTATCCAGCTCCGCAGAGATGTATGACTCCGAGACACATACTTTGACACCCCTTCCCAGCATGAATAGGGCTAGGCACGGATGCTCTGGTGCGTTCATGGATGGCAGGTTCTATGTGATCGGTGGTAATAGCAGTAGCCGCGAGCTATTGACATGCGGTGAGGAGTATGACCTGAACCGGCGGTCATGGAGGGTCATCGACAACATGTCTCAGGGGCTCAACGAGACAAGCCAGGGTGCTCCTCCGCGCATTGCAGTTGTGAACAATGAGCTTTATGCGGCTGATTACAGTGAGAATAATGATTTGAAGCAGTATGATAAGCTGGAAAACAAGTGGATCACTCTTGGGAAATTGCCTGTACAGTCTAAGAACAAAAATGGCTGGGACATGGGTTTCCGAGCGTGTGGTGACCGGCTGATTGTTATTGGGCGTCCAAACAATTCTAGTGCTGAAAAGGTGGTTGAGCTTCATTCATGGACCCCAGATGGGCAACCGCCTGTGTGGAATTTGTTTGCCACAAGGCCATACAGGGACCACCAAATTCTGTGTGCCGTGATGGCTTGCTGA